A single Saccopteryx bilineata isolate mSacBil1 chromosome 9, mSacBil1_pri_phased_curated, whole genome shotgun sequence DNA region contains:
- the NUDT13 gene encoding NAD(P)H pyrophosphatase NUDT13, mitochondrial isoform X1, with amino-acid sequence MSLYCGIACRRKSFWCYRLLSTYVTKTRYLFELKEDDDACKQAQQTGAFYLFHNLAPLLQKSEHQYLPPQYSLVELEKLLGKFGQDTQRIEESVLIGCSEQQEAWFALDLGLISSSSMNASLQKPEMETDLKGSFIELRKALFWLNVKDASLLSTVDSDFSILGTLVKLWAQALLRWHDAHQFCSRSGQPTKKNMAGSKRVCPSNKIIYYPQMAPVVITLVSDGARCLLARQSSFPKGMYSALAGFCDIGESLEEAVRREVAEEVGLEVESLQYSASQHWPFPNSSLMIACHATVKPGQTEIQVNLRELEAAAWFSRDEVVTALKTNDQYTRQRKGTSPFWLPPKLAIAHQLIQEWVGKLASSSLPA; translated from the exons GTATTTATTTGAACTGAAGGAAGATGACGATGCATGTAAACAAGCCCAGCAGACAGGAGCGTTTTACCTCTTTCATAACCTGGCTCCTTTGCTTCAGAAATCAGAACATCAATACCTGCCCCCCCAGTATAGTCTCGTAG AGTTGGAAAAGCTCCTGGGTAAGTTTGGACAGGATACACAAAGAATAGAAGAGTCTGTGCTGATTGGATGCTCTGAACAGCAGGAAGCATGGTTTGCTCTGGATCTAGGTCTAATTAGCTCCTCTTCCATGAATG CTTCCTTACAGAAGCCTGAAATGGAGACAGATCTCAAGGGGTCTTTCATTGAGTTGAGGAAAGCTCTCTTTTGGCTGAATGTGAAGGATGCCTCCTTGCTATCAACGGTAGATTCTGATTTCTCCATCCTAGGAACTTTAGTAAAGCTGTGG GCTCAGGCTCTCCTCCGTTGGCACGATGCTCATCAGTTCTGTAGCAGAAGTGGGCAGCCCACCAAGAAGAATATGGCTGGCAGCAAGCGTGTGTGCCCTTCCAATAAGATCATCTATTATCCACAG ATGGCTCCTGTGGTGATCACTCTGGTGTCAGATGGGGCTCGATGTCTGCTTGCCCGCCAGAGTTCCTTTCCCAAGGGAATGTATTCTGCCTTGGCAGGTTTTTGTGACATAG GTGAAAGTCTGGAAGAGGCTGTCCGGCGAGAAGTTGCTGAAGAGGTGGGGTTGGAGGTGGAAAGCCTGCAGTACTCCGCATCCCAGCATTGGCCCTTTCCTAATAGCTCGCTCATGATTGCTTGTCATGCAACTGTGAAACCAGGACAGACAGag ATCCAGGTGAACTTGAGAGAACTAGAAGCAGCTGCCTGGTTTAGTCGTGATGAGGTGGTCACAGCCCTAAAGACAAATGACCAGTATACTCGGCAAAGGAAGGGGACTTCCCCATTCTGGTTGCCCCCTAAACTAGCCATCGCCCACCAACTGATTCAGGAGTGGGTGGGAAAACTGGCCagttcttccctgcctgcttag
- the NUDT13 gene encoding NAD(P)H pyrophosphatase NUDT13, mitochondrial isoform X2, whose product MSLYCGIACRRKSFWCYRLLSTYVTKTRYLFELKEDDDACKQAQQTGAFYLFHNLAPLLQKSEHQYLPPQYSLVELEKLLGKFGQDTQRIEESVLIGCSEQQEAWFALDLGLISSSSMNASLQKPEMETDLKGSFIELRKALFWLNVKDASLLSTAQALLRWHDAHQFCSRSGQPTKKNMAGSKRVCPSNKIIYYPQMAPVVITLVSDGARCLLARQSSFPKGMYSALAGFCDIGESLEEAVRREVAEEVGLEVESLQYSASQHWPFPNSSLMIACHATVKPGQTEIQVNLRELEAAAWFSRDEVVTALKTNDQYTRQRKGTSPFWLPPKLAIAHQLIQEWVGKLASSSLPA is encoded by the exons GTATTTATTTGAACTGAAGGAAGATGACGATGCATGTAAACAAGCCCAGCAGACAGGAGCGTTTTACCTCTTTCATAACCTGGCTCCTTTGCTTCAGAAATCAGAACATCAATACCTGCCCCCCCAGTATAGTCTCGTAG AGTTGGAAAAGCTCCTGGGTAAGTTTGGACAGGATACACAAAGAATAGAAGAGTCTGTGCTGATTGGATGCTCTGAACAGCAGGAAGCATGGTTTGCTCTGGATCTAGGTCTAATTAGCTCCTCTTCCATGAATG CTTCCTTACAGAAGCCTGAAATGGAGACAGATCTCAAGGGGTCTTTCATTGAGTTGAGGAAAGCTCTCTTTTGGCTGAATGTGAAGGATGCCTCCTTGCTATCAACG GCTCAGGCTCTCCTCCGTTGGCACGATGCTCATCAGTTCTGTAGCAGAAGTGGGCAGCCCACCAAGAAGAATATGGCTGGCAGCAAGCGTGTGTGCCCTTCCAATAAGATCATCTATTATCCACAG ATGGCTCCTGTGGTGATCACTCTGGTGTCAGATGGGGCTCGATGTCTGCTTGCCCGCCAGAGTTCCTTTCCCAAGGGAATGTATTCTGCCTTGGCAGGTTTTTGTGACATAG GTGAAAGTCTGGAAGAGGCTGTCCGGCGAGAAGTTGCTGAAGAGGTGGGGTTGGAGGTGGAAAGCCTGCAGTACTCCGCATCCCAGCATTGGCCCTTTCCTAATAGCTCGCTCATGATTGCTTGTCATGCAACTGTGAAACCAGGACAGACAGag ATCCAGGTGAACTTGAGAGAACTAGAAGCAGCTGCCTGGTTTAGTCGTGATGAGGTGGTCACAGCCCTAAAGACAAATGACCAGTATACTCGGCAAAGGAAGGGGACTTCCCCATTCTGGTTGCCCCCTAAACTAGCCATCGCCCACCAACTGATTCAGGAGTGGGTGGGAAAACTGGCCagttcttccctgcctgcttag